DNA sequence from the Verrucomicrobiota bacterium genome:
GAAGATTCTAATAATTCTTGAAGCCGGAGCTTGACGCGGTGGGCTGAATTGGCATGCTATTGCGTTCCCTGAAGATTAATCATGGGCCATTGAAAAAACAATCGCCTGTCAGTAACAGGAGCCTCGTATCGTATATGGGCAAAGACAAAAAAAAGATAAAAGAAAAGAAATCCGTGAAACCAAAAGCTGCTTCTAAAGAAAAAGCCCCCGCTAAAGCCCCGGCCCAAAAGCCGAAGGTCGCCGCGAAAGCCCCAAAAAAGACAGTGACAGCAGCTGCCCCTAAAAAGGAAGTCGCCGCCAAAAAAACTGTCACCAAAGCACCTACGACTACGACTAAAAAGGATATCATTCCCCGTTCACCGGTGAAACCCTCGACAGATGCCCCTGTTGAATACATCAACAAAAAGACCTCTTATGGGGACGCTTTCCTGAGCCAACAAAAACAAAAGCTCCTTGATCTGCGTGATACATTAGTGGATCAGATCCATGATACGGCCCAAAACAGTGTCCGTGAGGCACACATCGAGTCTTCCGGCCTCGGAATGCACCAGGGTGATGCAGGCAGCGACACTTACGACCGCGACTTTGCCCTGACTGTTCTTTCCCAAGAACAAGATGCCCTTTACGAAATCGAAGAAGCCATCAAACGTGTCGAAGATAAAACTTACGGCGTCTGCCAGATGTCCGGAAAAGAAATCATGCAAGCCCGTTTGGAAGCCATACCCTTTACCCGTTTTACAGTTGAATGCCAAGCTCAGCTGGAAAAGGAAACCCGCGGTCGCCATAAATGGTCGAGCGAAACCCCATTTGCCGAAATGATGGGGCGCGGAGATGATGATGATGAAAGCTACGAAAAAGAGGACTAAAATATTATGCCACGCGAAATCATAACACTCGAATGCACCGAAGCCGCCAAGGAAGGCAAATCACCTTCCCGTTACGTGACGACAAAAAACAAAAAAAGCCCACGTACCCAAGGCCGCCTCGAAAAGAAAAAATATAATCCCGCCCTGCGCCGACACACGCTACAC
Encoded proteins:
- a CDS encoding TraR/DksA C4-type zinc finger protein; protein product: MGKDKKKIKEKKSVKPKAASKEKAPAKAPAQKPKVAAKAPKKTVTAAAPKKEVAAKKTVTKAPTTTTKKDIIPRSPVKPSTDAPVEYINKKTSYGDAFLSQQKQKLLDLRDTLVDQIHDTAQNSVREAHIESSGLGMHQGDAGSDTYDRDFALTVLSQEQDALYEIEEAIKRVEDKTYGVCQMSGKEIMQARLEAIPFTRFTVECQAQLEKETRGRHKWSSETPFAEMMGRGDDDDESYEKED
- the rpmG gene encoding 50S ribosomal protein L33; the encoded protein is MPREIITLECTEAAKEGKSPSRYVTTKNKKSPRTQGRLEKKKYNPALRRHTLHREVK